One Halichoerus grypus chromosome 1, mHalGry1.hap1.1, whole genome shotgun sequence genomic region harbors:
- the LOC118552097 gene encoding ATP synthase F(0) complex subunit f, mitochondrial-like — protein MASSIPGKMKKFMDLVKLGELPSWILMQDFTPKGIAEAVQREHEQLHKYH, from the exons ATGGCATCATCCATAccagggaagatgaaaaagttcatGGACTTAGTTAAACTAGGAGAGCTGCCAAGCTGGATCCTGATGCAGGATTTCACCCCTAAAGGCATTGCTGAGGCggttcagagag AACATGAGCAGCTACACAAGTACCACTGA